The Drosophila santomea strain STO CAGO 1482 unplaced genomic scaffold, Prin_Dsan_1.1 Segkk101_quiver_pilon_scaf, whole genome shotgun sequence genome contains a region encoding:
- the LOC120457474 gene encoding uncharacterized protein LOC120457474 — MAPAIRHDVYRCRVCRGIHPLRSCQRFRQLPAVKRLRAVLINKYCANCLAHEHSGRSCRSKARCRICREAHHTLLHIRGEQPGSSRPQRKREPQAAPQPQRRQEVGSTGSRRSASPMDRSPPHSSLSTPTGAPSLVRTSVSILPTAAVLIGSEQKRFDVRVLVDPCSPVSRIHVSLVKALNLAVTGVGNERIPSWDGFFRDAVLCPKCASIPLARGGECSCRTAESGIPPAEHRCWRNVAKVGYEAVILCEKIT, encoded by the exons ATGGCTCCAGCGATCCGCCACGATGTATACCGCTGTCGAGTGTGCAGGGGGATTCATCCATTGAGGAGCTGCCAGCGATTCCGGCAACTGCCGGCTGTGAAGCGGCTCCGGGCAGTCTTGATTAACAAGTACTGCGCTAActgtctggcccacgagcATTCGGGCCGGTCGTGTCGCAGCAAAGCGAGGTGCCGCATCTGCCGAGAGGCCCACCACACTCTGCTGCACATCCGCGGCGAACAGCCAGGCTCTTCGAGGCCTCAACGGAAGCGTGAGCCACAAGCAGCGCCTCAGCCTCAACGGCGTCAGGAGGTGGGTTCGACCGGGTCACGACGCTCAGCCTCGCCGATGGATAGGTCCCCACCCCACAGCTCATTGTCAACGCCGACGGGCGCGCCTAGCTTGGTGCGGACGAGCGTCAGCATCCTTCCGACCGCTGCCGTGCTCATTGGGTCCGAGCAGAAGAGATTCGATGTGCGAGTCTTGGTGGATCCGTGCAGCCCCGTGAGTCGCATCCACGTCTCGCTGGTGAAGGCCCTCAACTTGGCCGTCACGGGCGTGGGCAACGAACG AATTCCAAGCTGGGATGGATTCTTTCGGGACGCTGTTCTCTGTCCTAAATGTGCAAGTATTCCTCTTGCAAgggggggagaatgttcatgccgaacagctgagtccggtatcccgccagcagagcatcgctgttggcggaatgttGCGAAAGTGGGATATGAAGCCGTTATTTTATGTGAGAaaattacttga